In one window of Desulfonatronum thioautotrophicum DNA:
- a CDS encoding glycosyltransferase, which yields MQVHHHTTLQSQGGTAQAVQNLMDWLAEHDVTGSRSYEIQDSGTTGQCLQPSSVAGQVRLPALSSGRKAVIHLHGSFDWPACLEGFLATTQHLVLTLHDCRLLTGGCAYPLNCGFWKTGCQETCPQNLPAPAHHRQAVFRLLEALRPQLIVPSAWLTRMVREIHPQAQIQTIPNAVPEMFAPASIISSEEKRTAKREMGIDPTGKVMLFVAHGGRQAIYKGGHLWERIWKLVKQKEPLAVALAVGGNAIHRAGDCIELPYLDQKHLARCMRAADVLVYPSLADNHPLIILEAMSLGLPCAAFARGGIPEQIIHEHSGLLSPPGDIAHLAASVLEILSNGRIAKQFAQASRERYARLFNMEHMGRRHLRLYAELSPT from the coding sequence ATGCAGGTCCATCACCACACGACCTTGCAATCTCAGGGCGGCACGGCACAAGCCGTTCAGAATCTCATGGATTGGCTTGCGGAGCATGACGTCACCGGGTCCCGCTCCTACGAGATCCAGGACAGCGGCACAACCGGGCAATGCCTTCAACCGTCCAGCGTTGCCGGGCAAGTCCGACTCCCAGCCCTCTCTTCGGGTCGAAAAGCCGTCATCCATCTCCACGGTTCATTTGATTGGCCTGCATGCCTGGAGGGTTTTCTTGCCACCACACAGCACTTGGTGCTCACCCTCCACGACTGCCGACTGCTCACCGGAGGCTGCGCCTATCCCTTGAATTGCGGGTTTTGGAAAACCGGTTGCCAGGAGACCTGTCCACAAAACCTGCCCGCTCCGGCCCACCACCGGCAAGCCGTATTTCGGTTGCTGGAAGCGTTGCGTCCGCAACTGATCGTTCCTTCCGCCTGGTTGACCCGCATGGTCCGGGAAATCCATCCTCAGGCTCAAATCCAAACCATACCCAACGCCGTACCGGAGATGTTCGCTCCCGCGTCCATCATATCATCCGAAGAGAAACGGACCGCCAAACGGGAAATGGGCATCGACCCTACGGGAAAAGTCATGCTTTTCGTGGCCCATGGCGGCAGGCAGGCCATATACAAGGGTGGGCACCTGTGGGAGCGGATCTGGAAACTCGTCAAGCAGAAAGAACCCCTGGCCGTGGCTCTGGCAGTGGGCGGAAATGCAATCCATCGCGCCGGGGATTGTATTGAGTTGCCCTACCTGGATCAGAAACATCTTGCCCGCTGCATGCGGGCAGCGGATGTGCTGGTCTATCCCAGTCTGGCAGACAACCACCCCTTGATCATCCTCGAAGCCATGTCCCTCGGGCTGCCCTGCGCGGCCTTTGCCCGCGGGGGGATTCCTGAGCAGATCATCCATGAACATAGTGGATTATTGTCACCCCCGGGCGACATAGCCCACTTGGCGGCCTCGGTTCTGGAAATCCTAAGCAATGGACGTATTGCCAAGCAGTTTGCCCAGGCCAGTCGGGAACGCTATGCCCGTTTATTCAATATGGAGCACATGGGTCGTCGTCACCTCCGGCTTTACGCCGAGCTGTCACCAACTTGA
- a CDS encoding HDOD domain-containing protein, with translation MAFHERGQKFLNELPGIQHDLPVSPTMFQALFTLTSEQSKASLEDIARIIEKDQGLTVRILAMANSAYYGLQSQVSSIHRAVILLGLKEIRRLVLLLNIRSLERRLDPDLFDVADHWRHQVTVGHAAKIMATHTPDIDPGELFTIGLLHDLGKVIIALYRPQDWRVILELSATKNLPLFIAEDAYWGLDHALIGSMTLKSWFLPPSLTEPINWHHAPELAEGYALQARMIRLVDVLVRHQADPRDDEGGWPDEELSARDMRTLRLPEDLGQTLIPDLLASSRTDLFLQGMGFTEDSRSA, from the coding sequence GTGGCTTTTCACGAACGAGGGCAAAAATTTCTCAATGAGTTACCGGGGATTCAGCACGACCTCCCGGTTTCTCCCACGATGTTCCAGGCCTTGTTTACGCTGACCAGCGAACAATCCAAGGCTTCGCTTGAGGACATCGCAAGGATCATTGAAAAGGACCAGGGCTTGACCGTCCGCATCCTGGCCATGGCCAATTCAGCATACTACGGATTGCAATCCCAGGTCAGCTCGATCCACCGAGCAGTTATCCTTCTGGGGCTGAAAGAGATTCGCAGGCTGGTTTTGCTGTTGAATATCCGTTCGTTGGAACGACGCCTGGACCCTGATCTGTTTGACGTCGCTGACCATTGGCGACACCAGGTCACCGTGGGCCACGCCGCCAAGATCATGGCAACGCACACTCCGGACATTGATCCGGGCGAACTGTTCACCATTGGTTTGCTGCACGACTTGGGCAAGGTGATCATCGCTCTCTACCGCCCCCAGGATTGGCGGGTCATTCTCGAACTCAGCGCAACAAAGAACCTCCCACTGTTCATTGCCGAGGACGCCTATTGGGGGCTGGACCATGCCTTGATCGGATCAATGACCCTGAAGTCCTGGTTTTTACCGCCTTCCCTGACCGAACCCATTAACTGGCACCATGCTCCTGAACTGGCGGAGGGCTATGCTTTACAGGCCAGAATGATTCGTCTGGTGGATGTTCTGGTGCGGCATCAGGCAGACCCGCGGGATGACGAGGGGGGCTGGCCGGACGAGGAGCTTTCAGCCAGAGACATGCGCACGCTTCGTTTGCCCGAAGACCTTGGGCAAACCCTGATTCCAGATTTGCTGGCCTCAAGTCGAACCGATCTGTTTCTGCAGGGAATGGGCTTCACCGAGGATTCCAGGTCGGCCTGA
- the recJ gene encoding single-stranded-DNA-specific exonuclease RecJ: MHTLPTFADKAWTFRSSLPAERHVLDLAADLDVSPLLVRLLWTRGLRSVEAMDLFLDPGLRHLALPDQWCGLMHAGETIARALSQGKKPTVWGDYDVDGITSTALLLLFFRARGIVADYHIPHRQTEGYGLNTSGIETLADRGTGLLVTVDCGISQLQEVGRAKELGMTVVVSDHHLPGPDLPVADAIMNPKIGECPCPNLAGVGVAFLLAAVLNRMLPGEHLDMRQFLDLVALGTVADIVELTGQNRILAKNGLAMLKEGKRPGVVALKEVCGYKPGAVLDEDRVGFGLAPRINAAGRLGHAETALRLLLAQDLVEARGLAKELDGYNTQRRNVGREIQEEALRLAQEQKGRFGLVLHAPHWHEGVIGIIASKVAETHYRPAIILTDHESGHLKGSGRSIPQFSLYDGLVACQHLLQGFGGHSQAAGLRLRRDDLPAFQAAFDTVVSQALGNTPPTPTLVLDAPLGFGEIDYDLLKELELLAPFGMDNPKPLFLSPPVTVRNRKPVGAEHVFLDLRDAEAEVTMRAKAWNQAENLPRSITGKSMLLAYTPKFNEFNGVTSIELVLRDWAFQG; this comes from the coding sequence ATGCACACGCTCCCTACCTTTGCCGACAAGGCCTGGACATTTCGTTCCTCGTTGCCTGCGGAACGTCACGTTTTGGACTTGGCTGCCGACCTGGACGTTTCGCCACTTCTGGTTCGCCTGCTCTGGACCAGAGGGCTGCGCAGCGTTGAGGCAATGGATCTGTTCTTAGATCCCGGACTGCGCCATTTGGCCCTGCCAGATCAATGGTGCGGTTTGATGCATGCCGGGGAGACCATTGCCAGGGCTCTTTCCCAGGGCAAGAAGCCGACCGTTTGGGGCGATTACGATGTGGACGGGATCACCAGCACCGCGCTGTTGCTGTTGTTTTTCCGGGCTCGGGGTATTGTCGCTGACTACCACATTCCGCATCGGCAAACCGAGGGCTACGGCCTGAACACGTCGGGAATTGAAACCCTCGCCGATCGCGGCACTGGTTTGCTGGTCACTGTGGATTGCGGCATCAGCCAGCTTCAGGAAGTTGGACGGGCCAAGGAACTGGGCATGACCGTGGTGGTTTCCGACCACCACCTGCCCGGTCCCGATCTTCCAGTTGCGGACGCAATCATGAATCCCAAGATCGGTGAATGCCCTTGTCCCAACCTGGCCGGAGTGGGTGTGGCCTTTCTCCTGGCCGCTGTGCTCAACCGGATGCTCCCCGGCGAGCACCTGGACATGCGCCAATTTCTCGATTTGGTGGCCTTGGGCACCGTTGCGGATATCGTGGAACTGACCGGGCAAAACAGGATTCTGGCCAAAAACGGCCTAGCCATGCTTAAGGAAGGCAAACGCCCCGGCGTCGTGGCCCTGAAGGAAGTTTGCGGATACAAACCGGGCGCGGTCCTGGACGAGGACCGGGTCGGCTTTGGATTGGCTCCCCGGATCAATGCCGCCGGTCGGCTGGGCCATGCCGAAACCGCCCTGCGGCTGCTCCTGGCCCAGGATCTGGTCGAGGCCAGAGGCCTGGCCAAGGAACTGGACGGCTACAATACCCAGCGCCGGAATGTCGGCAGGGAAATCCAGGAGGAAGCCCTGCGTCTGGCCCAGGAGCAGAAAGGCCGTTTCGGGCTGGTGCTGCACGCCCCGCACTGGCACGAAGGCGTCATCGGCATCATTGCTTCCAAGGTCGCTGAAACCCATTACCGTCCGGCCATCATCCTCACGGACCACGAATCCGGCCATCTCAAGGGATCCGGGCGGAGTATCCCGCAGTTCTCGCTCTACGATGGCCTTGTGGCCTGCCAACACCTGCTCCAGGGCTTTGGTGGCCACAGTCAGGCTGCCGGGTTACGACTACGCCGGGACGATCTCCCGGCCTTTCAGGCAGCCTTTGATACCGTGGTTTCCCAAGCCTTGGGCAACACCCCTCCCACCCCCACCCTGGTGCTGGATGCTCCGTTGGGGTTTGGGGAGATCGACTATGACCTGCTCAAGGAACTGGAACTTCTGGCACCGTTTGGTATGGACAACCCCAAGCCGCTTTTCCTCTCTCCCCCGGTGACCGTGCGGAATCGTAAACCCGTTGGCGCGGAGCACGTCTTTCTGGATCTGCGCGACGCGGAGGCCGAGGTGACCATGCGGGCCAAGGCCTGGAACCAGGCCGAAAACCTGCCTCGAAGCATCACGGGAAAAAGCATGCTGCTGGCCTATACCCCAAAATTCAACGAATTCAATGGCGTGACCAGCATTGAGCTGGTCTTGCGGGACTGGGCGTTTCAGGGATGA